The following proteins come from a genomic window of Sphaerisporangium rubeum:
- a CDS encoding sulfite oxidase: MGEWGKRDDMCVHSTHPYNAEPPPSALAGHLITPLDTFYVRDHGPIPDIDPVIWRLTVDGLVDRPLFITLEDLRTGFHERTMVATLQCAGNRRAGLLTVCDLAGEEPWGPGATSTASWTGVALKDVLARAGLRPQAAHIAFQGADVSGDTTPPQPFGGSIPIHKAVADEVLLAWAMNGEPLTPVHGAPLRVVVPGWIGARSVKWLTHVTARLTPSDNYYQAVAYRLLPAGAAVDDLAGIPLGPVPLNSAILSPVDGARVPPGPTEITGYAFNGDGRAVARVEISLDGGHDWRPATLRAASGPWAWRLWHVTADLPEGETVIAARAWDDAAATQPEDPHTVWNPKGYVNTSWHRVTVACGA, from the coding sequence GTGGGGGAGTGGGGGAAGCGCGACGACATGTGCGTGCACAGCACGCATCCGTACAACGCCGAGCCGCCACCGTCCGCGCTGGCCGGCCATCTGATCACCCCCCTCGACACGTTCTATGTGCGTGACCACGGCCCGATCCCGGACATCGACCCGGTCATCTGGCGGCTCACTGTGGACGGACTCGTGGACCGGCCGCTGTTCATCACCCTGGAGGACCTGCGCACCGGCTTCCACGAGCGGACCATGGTGGCGACCCTCCAGTGCGCCGGCAACCGCCGCGCCGGGTTGCTCACCGTGTGCGACCTCGCCGGTGAGGAGCCGTGGGGCCCCGGCGCCACGTCCACGGCGTCCTGGACCGGCGTCGCGCTGAAGGACGTCCTCGCTCGCGCGGGGTTGAGGCCGCAGGCCGCGCACATCGCCTTCCAAGGCGCGGACGTCTCCGGCGACACGACGCCTCCGCAGCCGTTCGGCGGCTCGATCCCGATTCACAAAGCCGTCGCCGATGAGGTGCTGCTTGCCTGGGCCATGAACGGCGAACCGCTGACGCCGGTACACGGTGCGCCGCTGCGGGTCGTCGTGCCGGGCTGGATCGGCGCGCGCAGCGTCAAGTGGCTCACGCACGTCACCGCGCGCCTCACCCCGTCCGACAACTACTACCAGGCCGTCGCGTACCGCCTGCTGCCGGCCGGCGCCGCCGTGGACGACCTCGCCGGCATCCCACTCGGTCCCGTCCCGCTGAACTCGGCGATCCTCAGCCCCGTCGACGGCGCGCGCGTCCCTCCAGGCCCCACGGAGATCACCGGGTACGCCTTCAACGGCGACGGTCGCGCGGTCGCCAGGGTCGAGATCTCGCTGGACGGCGGACACGACTGGCGGCCGGCCACGCTCCGCGCCGCATCCGGCCCGTGGGCCTGGCGGCTCTGGCACGTCACCGCCGACCTGCCGGAAGGCGAGACCGTCATCGCGGCGCGCGCCTGGGACGACGCCGCCGCCACTCAGCCCGAGGACCCGCACACGGTGTGGAACCCCAAGGGCTACGTGAACACCTCCTGGCACCGGGTCACCGTCGCCTGCGGCGCCTGA
- a CDS encoding GntR family transcriptional regulator, with protein sequence MVDGVAEAAELLVQDRGLLRGSSSAERTAAILRRRITEGLFPPDTRLAEDVIAGALDVSRNTLREAFRLLSHERLLVHKLNRGVFVRALTAADVRDLYRVRRVAECAALRDAGSVAEEGLAGLRAAVATGGEAAAEGRWGDVGTANMAFHQAIVDIMGSPRMSELISQVLAELRLGFLAVTDPQGFHGRYLPLNREILAFVEARDTAKALEALVRYLDDAESTLLGSYA encoded by the coding sequence GTGGTTGATGGTGTGGCGGAGGCCGCCGAGCTCCTCGTGCAGGACCGCGGGCTGCTGCGAGGCAGCAGCTCCGCCGAGCGGACCGCCGCCATCCTGCGCAGGCGCATCACCGAGGGCCTGTTCCCGCCGGACACGCGCCTCGCCGAGGACGTCATCGCCGGCGCGCTCGACGTGTCGCGCAACACGCTGCGCGAGGCGTTCCGGCTGCTGTCCCACGAGCGTCTGCTCGTGCACAAGCTCAACCGCGGCGTCTTCGTCCGCGCTCTCACCGCCGCCGACGTGCGCGACCTCTACCGCGTCCGCCGCGTCGCCGAATGCGCGGCGCTCAGGGACGCCGGCTCCGTCGCCGAGGAAGGGCTGGCCGGCCTGCGCGCGGCGGTCGCCACCGGCGGCGAGGCGGCGGCCGAGGGCCGCTGGGGGGACGTCGGCACAGCCAACATGGCGTTCCACCAGGCGATCGTCGACATCATGGGGAGCCCGAGGATGTCGGAGCTGATCTCACAGGTGCTGGCCGAGCTGCGCCTGGGGTTCCTCGCGGTGACCGACCCCCAGGGCTTCCACGGCCGTTACCTGCCGCTCAACCGCGAGATCCTCGCCTTCGTGGAGGCCCGCGACACGGCCAAGGCCCTCGAAGCGCTGGTCCGCTACCTCGACGACGCCGAGAGCACTCTGCTGGGGTCGTACGCCTGA
- a CDS encoding MFS transporter translates to MTTSSTPQHATTEDRGPRAFAWYTTLGTDGRRAFKGAFLGYSLDSYDFWVLPLGLAAIAATFGLGTGETGLLATATLVCSAIGGIAAGVLADRVGRAITLMITVVTYAVFTALCGLAPDYPTLLIFRALQGIGFGGEWAAGAVLVAEYAAARHRGRTLAVIQSSWAVGWGLAVVAYAVVFELAGPDVAWRVLFFSGALPALLAIWVRRNVTDAPAHAERRRRDGHGSLLGIFAGGLGKTTFFATLLATGVQGGYYTLATWVPTYLKTERGLTVIGTGGYLAFLITGAFAGYLTGGYFTDRIGRKATFAVFAVLSGSLIVLYTSLPESAGTYVMILGFPLGFCSSAIFSGFGAYLAELYPGHIRGTGQGFTYNLGRGLGAFFPAVIGYLATTYSVGGAMAFGASAYGLAVAALLWLPETRARDLS, encoded by the coding sequence ATGACGACATCGAGCACGCCGCAACACGCCACCACCGAGGACCGGGGACCCCGGGCCTTCGCCTGGTACACCACGCTCGGCACGGACGGCCGCCGCGCCTTCAAAGGAGCGTTCCTCGGGTACAGCCTGGACTCCTACGACTTCTGGGTCCTCCCCCTCGGCCTGGCCGCCATCGCGGCGACCTTCGGCCTCGGCACCGGCGAGACCGGCCTCCTCGCCACCGCGACACTGGTCTGCTCCGCGATCGGCGGCATCGCCGCCGGGGTGCTCGCGGACCGCGTCGGCCGGGCCATCACCCTGATGATCACGGTGGTCACGTACGCGGTCTTCACCGCCTTATGCGGGCTGGCGCCGGACTACCCGACCCTGCTGATCTTTCGCGCGCTGCAGGGCATCGGGTTCGGTGGCGAGTGGGCCGCCGGGGCCGTCCTCGTCGCCGAGTACGCCGCCGCGCGGCACCGGGGACGTACGCTCGCCGTCATCCAGAGCTCCTGGGCCGTCGGCTGGGGCCTCGCGGTCGTGGCCTACGCGGTGGTGTTCGAACTGGCCGGCCCCGACGTCGCGTGGCGGGTGCTGTTCTTCTCCGGCGCGCTGCCGGCGCTGCTCGCCATCTGGGTGCGGCGCAACGTCACCGACGCGCCGGCGCACGCCGAACGGCGCAGGCGGGACGGACACGGCTCACTGCTCGGGATCTTCGCAGGCGGGCTCGGCAAGACCACGTTCTTCGCGACGCTCCTCGCCACGGGGGTGCAGGGTGGGTACTACACGCTGGCCACGTGGGTGCCGACGTACCTGAAGACCGAGCGGGGGCTGACGGTGATCGGGACCGGCGGCTACCTGGCCTTCCTGATCACCGGCGCATTCGCGGGCTATCTGACCGGCGGGTACTTCACCGACCGGATCGGACGCAAGGCGACGTTCGCGGTGTTCGCGGTGCTCAGCGGAAGCCTGATCGTGCTGTACACCTCGCTTCCCGAGTCCGCCGGCACGTACGTGATGATCCTCGGGTTCCCGCTCGGGTTCTGCTCGTCGGCGATCTTCTCCGGGTTCGGCGCGTACCTCGCGGAGCTGTACCCGGGGCACATCAGAGGGACCGGGCAAGGGTTCACGTACAACCTGGGGCGGGGGCTCGGAGCGTTCTTCCCCGCCGTCATCGGGTACCTCGCGACGACCTATAGCGTGGGTGGCGCCATGGCGTTCGGCGCCTCGGCGTACGGGCTCGCGGTGGCCGCGCTCCTGTGGCTGCCGGAGACCCGCGCACGCGACCTCTCCTGA
- a CDS encoding LamB/YcsF family protein: MSIDLNSDLGEGFGRWELGDDDALLSIVTSANVACGFHAGDPSIMRRVCRTAVERGVAIGAQVGYRDLAGFGRRFIEVPPDILADEIVYQIGALDAFARLAGSQVAYVKPHGALYNAIVHHEDHAGAVVAAVRAYDPALPVLGLPGSVWLRLASEAGLTTVAECFADRAYTPEGTLVPRSHPGAVLHDPEEIARRTVQMARGEPIKAVDGSLLVVRARSVCVHGDSPGAVETARAVRETLVAHGVTPAPFVEPR; this comes from the coding sequence TTGAGCATCGACCTCAACTCCGACCTCGGAGAAGGGTTCGGACGCTGGGAACTGGGTGACGACGACGCGTTGCTGTCCATCGTCACCAGCGCCAACGTGGCCTGCGGGTTCCACGCCGGCGACCCCTCCATCATGCGGAGGGTGTGCCGGACCGCCGTGGAACGCGGCGTCGCGATCGGCGCGCAGGTCGGGTACCGGGACCTCGCGGGGTTCGGACGGCGCTTCATCGAGGTGCCGCCTGACATCCTGGCCGACGAGATCGTGTACCAGATCGGCGCGCTCGACGCCTTCGCCAGGCTCGCCGGGTCCCAGGTGGCGTACGTCAAACCGCACGGCGCGCTGTACAACGCGATCGTCCACCACGAGGACCACGCAGGCGCCGTCGTCGCCGCCGTCCGCGCCTACGACCCCGCACTGCCGGTCCTCGGCCTGCCGGGGTCGGTGTGGCTGCGGCTGGCCTCCGAAGCCGGCCTCACCACGGTCGCCGAGTGCTTCGCCGACCGGGCCTACACCCCTGAAGGCACCCTCGTGCCACGCTCGCACCCCGGAGCGGTCCTGCACGACCCCGAGGAGATCGCACGCCGCACCGTCCAGATGGCACGCGGCGAGCCGATCAAGGCCGTGGACGGGTCGCTCCTGGTGGTCCGCGCGCGATCGGTCTGCGTCCACGGCGACAGCCCCGGCGCGGTCGAGACGGCCCGCGCCGTACGGGAGACCCTCGTCGCGCACGGGGTGACCCCCGCGCCGTTCGTGGAGCCGAGATGA
- a CDS encoding 5-oxoprolinase subunit B family protein: MRVRRFGDGALLVELGGVEEVVALYDTLAAAPPQGVTDLVPAARTLLVRFDGVRPETVEAAVLAVRPRTGRRAVSGEVTIPVVYDGADLAEVSGLTGLTTREVIAAHTGTPWIVAFCGFSPGFGYLTGGDPRLDVPRRPESRVRVPPGSVALAAGFSAVYPRESPGGWRLLGHTTLQIWDLTASPPALLRPGTRVHFTEAGP, encoded by the coding sequence GTGCGGGTGCGGCGGTTCGGGGACGGTGCGCTGCTGGTGGAGCTCGGCGGGGTGGAGGAGGTCGTCGCGCTGTACGACACACTCGCCGCCGCGCCGCCGCAGGGGGTCACCGACCTGGTTCCCGCCGCGCGCACACTGCTCGTCCGGTTCGACGGCGTCCGGCCGGAGACGGTGGAGGCCGCCGTCCTGGCCGTACGGCCGCGCACCGGACGGCGTGCCGTGAGCGGCGAGGTGACGATCCCCGTGGTGTACGACGGCGCCGACCTCGCGGAGGTGTCCGGCCTGACCGGTCTCACCACCCGTGAGGTGATCGCCGCGCACACCGGCACCCCCTGGATCGTCGCCTTCTGCGGCTTCTCCCCCGGCTTCGGCTACCTGACCGGCGGCGACCCCCGCCTCGACGTCCCCCGCCGTCCCGAGTCCCGCGTCCGCGTCCCCCCCGGCTCGGTGGCCCTGGCCGCCGGATTCAGCGCCGTCTACCCCCGGGAGTCCCCCGGCGGCTGGCGCCTCCTCGGCCACACGACCCTCCAGATCTGGGACCTCACCGCCTCACCGCCGGCCCTCCTCCGTCCCGGCACGCGTGTCCACTTCACCGAGGCCGGGCCGTGA
- a CDS encoding 5-oxoprolinase/urea amidolyase family protein: protein MTDRRVLEVLAPGPMTTVQDLGRPGLAHLGVGRSGAADREALRLANRLLANPEGAAGLEVTMGGLVVRSHCHLLVALTGAPSPASLTTAEGRTRGVGHSAVECLPPGSVLRLGHPPYGLRTYLAVRGGLAVAEVLGSRSTDTMAGLGPPRPTTGTLLPVGPPPAAFPLIDLAPVPRPPSGETILEVLPGPRHDWFSPEALDSLCSAPYEVTTQSDRIGMRLRGPHLARANPGELPTEGMVPGALQVPPSGQPTLFLADHPVTGGYPVIAVVRTSHVDRAAQARPGDHIRFRIGR, encoded by the coding sequence GTGACCGATCGCAGAGTTCTCGAAGTGCTCGCTCCTGGGCCGATGACCACGGTGCAGGACCTCGGCCGGCCCGGGCTCGCGCACCTCGGGGTGGGACGGTCCGGCGCCGCCGACCGGGAGGCGTTGCGGCTGGCCAACCGGCTGCTCGCCAACCCCGAAGGCGCGGCCGGGCTCGAGGTGACGATGGGAGGGCTGGTCGTGCGGTCCCACTGCCATCTGCTGGTGGCGCTCACCGGCGCGCCGAGCCCGGCGTCGCTCACGACCGCCGAGGGCCGTACCCGGGGTGTCGGCCACAGCGCGGTGGAGTGCCTGCCGCCGGGCTCGGTGCTCCGGCTCGGCCATCCGCCGTACGGCCTGCGCACCTACCTCGCCGTCCGTGGTGGCCTCGCCGTGGCGGAGGTCCTCGGGTCCCGCTCCACCGACACCATGGCCGGCCTCGGCCCACCCCGTCCCACCACCGGCACCCTGCTCCCCGTGGGCCCGCCTCCGGCCGCGTTCCCCCTGATCGACCTGGCCCCCGTCCCCCGTCCGCCGTCCGGCGAGACGATCCTGGAGGTCCTCCCCGGCCCGCGACACGACTGGTTCTCCCCCGAGGCCCTCGACTCCCTCTGCTCGGCCCCGTACGAGGTCACCACCCAAAGCGACCGCATCGGCATGCGCCTGCGCGGCCCCCACCTGGCCAGAGCCAACCCCGGCGAACTCCCCACCGAAGGCATGGTCCCCGGAGCCCTCCAGGTCCCCCCCTCCGGTCAGCCGACCTTGTTCCTCGCCGACCACCCCGTGACCGGCGGCTACCCGGTGATCGCCGTGGTCCGCACCTCCCACGTGGACCGCGCCGCACAGGCCCGGCCCGGCGACCACATCCGTTTCCGGATCGGCCGCTGA
- a CDS encoding putative hydro-lyase: protein MGTTVTDPAALTPREARSLFRGGLITPTAGWSAGWTQANLLVLPREMALEFMVFAQRNARACPVLDVALAGEVAASIFDGDLRTDLPAYRVYRDGEPVAEVGEVREYWRDDLVSFLIGCSFTFEGALLEAGVPVRHIEAGTNVPMYLTNRECAPAGRFAGPLVVSMRPVPARQVGDAVRVTARYPAVHGAPVHVGDPAGLGITDLDRPDFGEPVEIRAGETPVFWACGVTPQAAVMRSRPAFAIGHAPGHMAVTDARDSAYLVP from the coding sequence ATGGGTACGACGGTCACGGATCCGGCGGCGTTGACGCCTCGGGAAGCGCGGAGCCTGTTCAGGGGTGGGCTGATCACCCCTACGGCGGGGTGGTCGGCCGGGTGGACGCAGGCCAATCTGCTGGTGTTGCCGCGGGAGATGGCGCTGGAGTTCATGGTGTTCGCGCAGCGGAACGCCCGGGCCTGTCCGGTGCTGGACGTCGCGCTCGCGGGGGAGGTGGCGGCTTCGATCTTCGACGGGGATCTGCGGACGGATCTGCCTGCCTACCGGGTCTACCGGGACGGGGAGCCGGTGGCGGAGGTGGGTGAGGTGCGGGAGTACTGGCGGGACGACCTGGTGAGTTTTCTCATCGGGTGCAGTTTCACGTTCGAGGGGGCCTTGCTGGAGGCGGGGGTGCCGGTGCGGCACATCGAGGCGGGGACGAATGTGCCGATGTACCTGACGAATCGGGAGTGCGCGCCGGCGGGGAGGTTCGCCGGGCCGTTGGTGGTGTCGATGCGGCCGGTGCCGGCCCGGCAGGTGGGTGACGCGGTGCGGGTGACGGCGCGGTATCCGGCGGTGCACGGTGCGCCGGTGCATGTGGGGGATCCGGCGGGGCTCGGGATCACCGATCTCGACCGGCCCGACTTCGGCGAGCCGGTCGAGATCCGTGCGGGTGAGACGCCGGTGTTCTGGGCCTGTGGTGTGACGCCTCAGGCCGCGGTCATGAGGTCGCGGCCGGCGTTCGCGATCGGTCACGCACCCGGCCACATGGCGGTGACGGACGCTCGCGACAGCGCGTACCTCGTGCCGTGA
- a CDS encoding SGNH/GDSL hydrolase family protein, protein MHIRRTLVLLAAVISSLAVAFVPSVAFAQAPPVPSSMASMGDSITRGFNACGFYVDCTSRSWSTGSSSSVRSHAERIREVNSSLLTYNDAKSGATVSDMAGQAQKAVSQGVGYVTILIGANDACASSESGMTSVGDFESRFRAAMDILSAGLPDAAIFVASIPDIKRLWEVGKDNSSARTAWSLLSICQSMLARPRSTDPSDTQRRDRVRQRVADYNTVLSGVCAEHANCRYDGGAVFGYPFALSHLSTWDYFHPNTTGQRMLADVTYPAGFGW, encoded by the coding sequence TTGCACATCCGCCGCACCCTCGTTCTCCTCGCAGCAGTCATCTCCTCCCTGGCCGTCGCGTTCGTCCCTTCCGTGGCGTTCGCACAGGCCCCACCCGTCCCGAGCTCGATGGCGTCCATGGGTGACTCCATCACCCGCGGCTTCAACGCCTGCGGCTTCTACGTCGACTGCACGTCCCGTTCCTGGTCCACCGGCTCCAGTTCGAGCGTCCGCAGCCACGCCGAACGCATCAGGGAGGTCAACTCGTCCCTGCTCACGTACAACGACGCCAAGTCCGGCGCGACGGTGTCGGACATGGCCGGCCAGGCGCAGAAGGCCGTCTCCCAGGGGGTCGGCTACGTCACCATCCTGATCGGCGCCAACGACGCCTGCGCCTCCTCGGAGAGCGGCATGACGTCCGTCGGCGACTTCGAGTCCCGCTTCCGTGCCGCGATGGACATCCTCAGCGCCGGCCTGCCGGATGCCGCGATCTTCGTGGCCAGCATCCCCGACATCAAGCGCCTGTGGGAGGTCGGCAAGGACAACTCCTCCGCACGCACCGCCTGGTCCCTCCTCAGCATCTGCCAGTCCATGCTGGCCCGGCCCCGCTCCACCGACCCGTCCGACACCCAGCGCCGCGACCGCGTACGCCAGCGCGTGGCCGACTACAACACCGTCCTGTCCGGGGTCTGCGCCGAACACGCCAACTGCCGGTACGACGGCGGCGCCGTCTTCGGCTACCCCTTCGCTCTGTCCCACCTGAGCACCTGGGACTACTTCCACCCCAACACCACCGGCCAGCGCATGCTCGCCGACGTCACCTACCCCGCCGGCTTCGGCTGGTGA
- a CDS encoding (2Fe-2S)-binding protein, translating into MTASDDHARTARSEEIAEALAEVSGFGPYFAVTTEDEPGPGWRPLDGLAADEAGLREWIAGYGRRLGTGESRVAGSILYQGLAARLWSPVVGTAVAYGLVPVASGLRWRPAATGPLPLWSPPSARWRQEAPAGLAAAVYRAVMADVLTPLAETVGRLTRVAPGLLRGNASAALAGVLKTVPSALAGRASALVADVIALGELHGTGEVAEPAPGAYFFVRRSCCLYYRVPGGGLCEDCVLLPQERRELIWGRATRRTTR; encoded by the coding sequence GTGACCGCATCCGACGACCACGCGCGAACCGCGCGGAGCGAGGAGATCGCCGAGGCGCTGGCCGAGGTGTCGGGGTTCGGGCCGTACTTCGCCGTCACCACGGAGGACGAACCGGGTCCCGGGTGGCGGCCTCTCGACGGACTGGCCGCCGACGAGGCGGGACTGCGGGAATGGATCGCGGGGTACGGACGGCGGCTCGGCACGGGTGAGAGCCGGGTGGCGGGATCGATCCTGTACCAGGGGCTCGCCGCGCGCCTGTGGTCCCCTGTCGTCGGGACGGCCGTCGCGTACGGCCTGGTGCCGGTCGCCTCGGGGTTGCGATGGCGACCGGCCGCCACGGGGCCGCTTCCGCTGTGGTCGCCGCCTTCGGCGCGGTGGCGGCAGGAGGCGCCGGCCGGGCTCGCGGCGGCGGTGTACCGCGCGGTGATGGCCGACGTGCTCACGCCGCTGGCCGAGACCGTCGGACGGCTCACCAGGGTCGCTCCGGGCCTGCTGCGCGGCAACGCGTCGGCGGCGCTCGCCGGCGTGCTCAAGACCGTGCCGTCCGCACTGGCGGGCCGCGCGAGCGCGCTGGTCGCGGACGTGATCGCGCTCGGGGAGCTGCACGGCACCGGTGAGGTCGCCGAGCCGGCGCCTGGCGCGTACTTCTTCGTCAGGCGAAGCTGCTGCCTGTACTACCGGGTCCCCGGCGGGGGGCTGTGCGAGGACTGCGTGCTGCTGCCGCAGGAGCGACGCGAGCTCATCTGGGGCCGCGCCACGAGGAGGACGACGCGATGA
- a CDS encoding helical backbone metal receptor produces the protein MTAVRDDLGLPVELPREVRRVVSLVPSLTESVAATAPELLVGVTDWCSHPAGLDVPRVRGTKNPDLAAVTALRPDLVLANEEENRVPDLDALRAAGVPVWVTVVRTVDGAIASLRRMIGTALSRPDPAWLTAAARAWAEPSPAAEGQAAVEGRGDGEGRVVAKDRGISEDRGISEDRGISEGRGISEGRVVAERRAVVPVWRKPWMVAGRDTFAGDVLLRLGVRNIYAGHPERYPKIALAELLASAPDLVVLPDEPYRFTRDDGPGFFPGVPAALVSGRYLTWYGPSLAEAPAVLSEALRLAR, from the coding sequence ATGACGGCCGTACGTGACGACCTCGGGCTGCCTGTGGAGCTGCCGCGTGAGGTACGGCGGGTCGTGTCGCTGGTGCCGTCGCTGACGGAGTCGGTGGCGGCCACCGCGCCTGAGCTGCTCGTGGGGGTCACCGACTGGTGTTCACACCCCGCCGGTCTCGACGTGCCACGGGTGCGCGGCACCAAGAACCCGGATCTCGCGGCCGTCACGGCGCTGCGGCCCGACCTGGTGCTCGCCAACGAGGAGGAGAACCGCGTGCCGGACCTCGACGCGCTACGGGCCGCGGGGGTGCCGGTCTGGGTCACGGTCGTCCGTACCGTCGACGGCGCGATCGCCTCGCTGCGCCGCATGATCGGCACGGCCCTGTCCCGTCCGGACCCGGCGTGGCTGACGGCCGCCGCGCGAGCCTGGGCCGAGCCCTCTCCGGCCGCGGAAGGTCAAGCGGCCGTGGAAGGTCGCGGGGATGGGGAAGGTCGCGTGGTCGCGAAAGATCGCGGGATCTCGGAAGATCGCGGGATCTCGGAAGATCGCGGGATCTCGGAAGGTCGCGGGATCTCGGAAGGTCGCGTGGTCGCGGAACGTCGCGCGGTCGTCCCCGTGTGGCGCAAGCCGTGGATGGTCGCGGGCCGTGACACCTTCGCCGGTGACGTGCTGCTGCGCCTCGGCGTGCGCAACATCTACGCCGGTCATCCGGAGCGTTACCCGAAGATCGCTTTGGCTGAACTGCTGGCGTCCGCTCCGGATCTGGTCGTGCTACCTGACGAGCCGTACCGGTTCACCCGTGACGACGGTCCCGGTTTCTTCCCCGGCGTCCCCGCCGCACTGGTCAGCGGCCGGTATCTGACCTGGTACGGCCCGTCCCTGGCCGAGGCCCCCGCCGTGCTGTCGGAGGCGCTGCGCCTGGCGCGCTGA
- a CDS encoding MgtC/SapB family protein: MTAAYGLMNGQVWAQLACLGLAFLLSAAIGLEREIRQKSAGLRTHTLVGFASALFMIVSKYGFYDVLGEHITLDPSRVAAQVVSGIGFLGAGLIFVRRDAVKGLTTAAAVWLTAAVGMAAGAGLWLPAVAVTVGHFVAMTLLTPLADRLPRSKYAPSHLRLIYVDRPGALREVLEECTRRGFTVAELEAEHPAHRQRALSIFLRMTVRGGGKVTELVTALSGLDSVLNVVAEDEHLS; the protein is encoded by the coding sequence ATGACGGCCGCGTACGGGCTGATGAACGGGCAGGTCTGGGCTCAGCTCGCCTGCCTGGGCCTGGCGTTCCTGCTGTCGGCGGCCATCGGGCTGGAACGTGAGATCCGGCAGAAGTCGGCGGGGCTGCGCACGCACACGCTGGTGGGGTTCGCGTCCGCGCTCTTCATGATCGTGTCGAAGTACGGCTTCTACGACGTGCTCGGCGAGCACATCACCCTGGACCCGTCCCGGGTCGCGGCCCAGGTCGTGTCCGGCATCGGTTTCCTCGGCGCCGGGCTGATCTTCGTACGGCGGGACGCCGTGAAGGGGCTCACCACGGCCGCGGCGGTGTGGCTGACCGCGGCGGTCGGCATGGCGGCCGGCGCGGGCCTGTGGCTGCCGGCCGTGGCCGTGACCGTGGGGCACTTCGTCGCGATGACGCTGCTCACGCCGCTCGCGGACCGCCTGCCGCGCTCCAAGTACGCGCCTTCGCATCTGCGGCTCATCTACGTGGACCGGCCCGGTGCGCTGCGTGAAGTGCTTGAGGAGTGCACGCGCCGGGGGTTCACCGTGGCCGAGCTGGAGGCGGAACATCCCGCGCACCGGCAGCGCGCGCTCAGCATCTTCCTGCGCATGACCGTGCGGGGTGGCGGAAAGGTCACCGAGCTGGTCACCGCGTTGTCGGGGCTGGACAGCGTGCTGAACGTCGTGGCCGAGGACGAGCACCTGTCGTGA
- a CDS encoding DUF6789 family protein — MIRDAMQGALSGVLATAVMSAAMVAGERAGLMKGGQPPRRIVRAVLPGHDRRPKAGEGLLGAVAHVGFGATAGALFSLLADRRHARLPTGVVYGLAIWGVSYQGWVPKLGVVPPIHRDRPERQAVMAAAHVVYGATLVAGLNRLRAGTLPTAPEPEEEPAIPAGETLTAH, encoded by the coding sequence ATGATCCGCGATGCTATGCAAGGAGCCCTCAGTGGAGTGCTCGCCACGGCCGTGATGAGCGCCGCGATGGTCGCGGGTGAACGTGCGGGCCTGATGAAAGGCGGCCAGCCGCCGAGGCGCATCGTCCGCGCCGTCCTGCCGGGCCACGACCGCCGGCCGAAGGCAGGCGAGGGCCTGCTCGGCGCGGTCGCGCACGTCGGCTTCGGCGCCACGGCCGGTGCGCTGTTCAGCCTGCTGGCCGACCGGCGGCACGCGCGCCTGCCGACCGGTGTCGTGTACGGCCTGGCGATCTGGGGGGTCAGCTACCAGGGCTGGGTGCCGAAGCTCGGTGTCGTGCCGCCGATCCACCGCGACAGGCCGGAGCGGCAGGCCGTGATGGCCGCCGCGCACGTGGTGTACGGCGCCACGCTGGTCGCGGGCCTGAACCGCCTGCGTGCCGGCACGCTCCCCACGGCCCCCGAGCCGGAGGAGGAGCCCGCGATCCCGGCCGGGGAGACCCTGACCGCGCATTGA
- a CDS encoding EF-hand domain-containing protein: MSEYAVTFDLIDADKDGLISAEELLRLMEVLGQPVTAEAAEAAVERLDMDGDGLISLDEFSRYLSATGA, encoded by the coding sequence ATGAGCGAGTACGCGGTGACCTTCGATCTGATCGACGCCGACAAGGACGGGCTCATCTCCGCCGAGGAACTGCTGCGTCTGATGGAGGTGCTCGGCCAGCCGGTCACCGCCGAGGCCGCCGAGGCCGCGGTGGAACGGCTCGACATGGACGGGGACGGTCTGATCTCGCTCGACGAGTTCTCCCGCTACCTGAGCGCCACCGGCGCCTGA